Part of the Bifidobacterium sp. ESL0775 genome is shown below.
CTCGAGATCCGGCGGCTTGACGTCGACGGTGAGGCCCGATTCGAAGCGCGAGATCAGGCGTGCCTCGAAGCCCTTCAGGTTCTTCGGTGCGACATCGGAGGCGATGACGATGCGCTTGCCGGCCTGGTAGAGCGCGTTGAAGGTGTGGAAGAACTGCTCGAGCGTGGCTTCCTTGCCGCCCAGGAACTGGATGTCGTCGATCAGGAGCACGTCGACCTGCCGGTAGCGGCGGTTGAACGCGGCGATCTGGCCCTGGCTCTGGTTCGGGGTCTGCAGCGCCTCGATGAACTCGTTGGTGAACTCCTCGCTGGTCACGTAGCGCACCTTCAGTGTGCTGTCCTTGACCAGTGCGTAGTTGCCGATGGCGTTCAAAAGGTGGGTCTTGCCCAGCCCCGAGCCGCCGTAGATACACAGGGGGTTGAAATCCTTGCCGCTGCCCTCGGCCACCGCCAGGGCCACGGTGCGCGCGAAGCGGTTGGAATCGCCGGGCACGAAGGTGTCGAAGGTCGCGTTCTTGTTGAGGTGCGTCTCCGGGTCGCGCGCGGTCTTCTGGTCGTCCACCTCGAAGGCGGTCGTCGATGCTGAGGTGGGCGCGGATTGCGCCGTCGCGCCCGCCTGCGGCTGTGTCTGCGTTTGTCGTTGCTGTGTTGGCCGCGTTTGCTGCGATGCCTGTTGCGTTTGGGGTTGTGGCTGCTGTGGCTGTTGCGACGGCTGCCCGGCTTGTGGCTTCGGGTTCATCGCCGCCGTTTGGCCATCGCGTGCGTTCCCGTACCTGTTCTCGCGCCCGGGCGCGGCGGGATTTCTCATCTCGTCGGGCACATCAAAGCTCAGTTGCGACGCTTGGACCGGCCCAGATTCGCGCGCGTAGTCATAACGATAGGCATCGCCGCTGGCGGTCTGTCCGGTCTGGTTTTCACCGTTGAAAGGCGTGCTTATTGCCTGGTTGGTGCCATTTCTGTTCCCGTCGCCATTCCCGTCGGCAACATTCTTGTCCTCGAGCGCGGCGATCTTGAACGCCGGGAACATGTCGTGCCCGGTCACGAGCCTCAGCGCGCCGAGCAGCGCCTGGTTGAGCTCGCCCTGCAGCGCCTGCTGGGTGGCCGCGTTGGCCACGCACAAAACGATGGTCGGGCCGAAGACGCCCTCGGGCCGCACGCCCTCGAGCCAGCCCTTGCTGCGCGGGGTGACCGAGCTGTCCTGCTGCAGCACCGCGAGCACGTCGTCCCAAATGCGTATGGCTTGGGCCATCGGGTCGTTCGACTCATCTGCCATTATGGCCCTTTCTCGATCGTTCTGTACGTTTCCGGCATCGTCGCCTCCGCCATCGTGCCGTCAGGGTTTTTGGCACAACATATTCGACTTCGCGATGCGATATTCTATATGTACTCCTACGCCCCGAAGTTATCCACAGTCTTGCGTGTTGGAAACATTGAATTGTGAATAACATCCATGTAATTTGTGGATAACTGGCCCTCGTATCCCCATCGTTGCAAGGCTTTGCGAGAACCCGGTATCTTCACATTTATATATGTTACTTATCCACAATCATCTGATCTTTGAGATGCTTCAGTATGGGCGAACAAGAAAAAACCGGCACGGATTAGGTTGGATTTCCGTACCGGCTTCTCTTTGGGTTTTGCCTAGCATCTAGGTGTTGTTCGCGCCTTATCTGGAGGAGCCTTGGCCTTGTTCGCGTCTCTTGTCGCGTAGTTTGGTGGCTGCGGCGAGCAGGAGGAGGGTGGCGCCCAGCAGGAGGGCGAAGAGGGTGGCGAGGCGTCGGGCCGTGCCACCGGTCAGCGGCAGGGCGTGCAGGATGGTGGCGCCGGCGGGGATGGTGACGTCCTGGGTGGCGGTGGCCTTGGCGTAGCGGTGGGCGACGCCGCGCCA
Proteins encoded:
- the dnaA gene encoding chromosomal replication initiator protein DnaA: MADESNDPMAQAIRIWDDVLAVLQQDSSVTPRSKGWLEGVRPEGVFGPTIVLCVANAATQQALQGELNQALLGALRLVTGHDMFPAFKIAALEDKNVADGNGDGNRNGTNQAISTPFNGENQTGQTASGDAYRYDYARESGPVQASQLSFDVPDEMRNPAAPGRENRYGNARDGQTAAMNPKPQAGQPSQQPQQPQPQTQQASQQTRPTQQRQTQTQPQAGATAQSAPTSASTTAFEVDDQKTARDPETHLNKNATFDTFVPGDSNRFARTVALAVAEGSGKDFNPLCIYGGSGLGKTHLLNAIGNYALVKDSTLKVRYVTSEEFTNEFIEALQTPNQSQGQIAAFNRRYRQVDVLLIDDIQFLGGKEATLEQFFHTFNALYQAGKRIVIASDVAPKNLKGFEARLISRFESGLTVDVKPPDLETRIAILRMMASMNHSNIPNDVLDLIAERFTENIRELEGALTRVTAVASLSNQPVSRALAEQTLQDFFTTDVEIKPTDIIGQVAKYFHLTFDDLVGRARTKNVALARQIAMYLAREMTSMSLVDIGEVFGGRDHTTVMHAYTRISNEMQEKQEIYNYVMELTVRLKQHPEG